The DNA region AACTTTTGAATTTTGGCTTCATTTTCTCGACCCTGCAACGTCACGAACGCCAGCGCATATTTTTTATCTTTGGCTGTTTCTTGACCCATAGAATTAGGTTCTATCCCTGCCAGCGCAACAGTTTGAGCCGAAGATACAATAAAATCTACGTCATTAATGGCGCGGACTACTTGTACACCTTCAACTTCTTTGATTCGCAAGTTTTTGGGATTAGCAGCAATATCTCTTCGGGTAACAAATTGTGGAGCATTTTCTTTTAACTTAATTAGACCATTTGCTGCTAATAATCGCAATCCTCGGTCGTTATTGATGACATCATTCGCAATTGTGACAGTTGCATTTTGCGGAATTTCGCCGACGGATTTGAGATTTTTTGAGAAAAGACCAAGTGTGTTTAAATAAACTGTATTTAATGCTACTAAATTTATTTTCAATTCCTTCACAGCATTATTCATAAATGGTCTGTGCTGAAAGAAATTGGCATCAATTACCTTATCTCTCAAAGCTGTGTTGGGTTGTATCCAGTCATTAAAGGTAACAACTTGAATTTCTAAGCCTTCTGCTGCTGCTAGATTATTATTGACAAATTTCAAGATATCCTGAGAAACTACACCAGTTACGCCGACTTTAATTATTTCTTTTTGCTCTTTTTGGCTAATTGTCTGCGTAATATTATTAGATTCTTGGGTTGCTGGTTGGCTACAACTGGCAAATATTAAAGAAGCAGTTAGAGAACCTAAAGCTGTTAAGAAAAATCTGCGTGTATTCATAAAAATTTTAATTAAGAAGGATGATGGAAATTTCTTATACCAATTCTGTGTGAAGTTGCGATTAATAAGAAACGAACCGCAAAGAGCGCAAAGTACACGAAGAGAAGAAAAGAAGAAGAGAGGGTTTGGTACAGTTTTGCAAAGAAATGGTTTTACAGTTTTTGAGCATTGCATAAATACGGAATGAAATCATAAAATTCCACTTTTAAAACTCTTACTCTTTGCGTCTTTGCGCCTTTGCGCGAAAAAAATTCATCCCCATAATCAGCAATGCCGGTTTTTGTTTAGCGTTTTCGCATACGTTGAGCAATTAAATCACCTAAGAATTGAATAATTTGCACCAATGCAATTAAAACCACAATGGTAGAAAACATTACCCCTACATCAAAGCGTTGGTAGCCGTATTGAATGGCTAAATTCCCTAATCCACCACCACCTACAGCCCCAGCCATAGCGGAGGAGTTAAGTAAACTCACGATTAAAATTGTCATCCCTAATATCAGTGATGGAAAGGCTTCAGGAATCAAGACTTTGAGAACGATTTGCCAATAATTGCATCCCATTGCTTGGGCGGCTTCGATGAGTCCCTTATCAACTTCTAAAATGCTGGTTTCTGCAATGCGTCCAAAAAATGGGATGGCGGCGAGGGTAAGGGGGACTAAGGCGGCGGTGCTACCGATGGAAGTACCAACAATTAAGCGGGTGAGTGGTGTTAAAACGACAAGCAGAATAATAAACGGAAATGACCGTCCCGTATTCACGATCGCACCTAAAACTTTATGCAATTTGGGAAAGTCTAATAAGTTACCAGGGCCAGTCATTACCAACAATAAGCCCAAGGGCAAGCCTAAAAAGATTGCAACTAGGGCAGATATCCCAACCATGTAAAAAGTTTCGGTGGTAGCTTGTAATAAGCTTTGTAGTAGTTCTTGTCCTTGCATCTTTTCGGAAGGGTGTAAGGGTTTAGGGTTTTAAAGTCTTAAACCAGCTTGTTTTAGCAGTGGTAGAACGCGCTTACCGAATAAATCTAAATCAGGCTCGAAATCGTAGAAGGCTATCTGGAAACCATCAACACCAGCTTTATTGAGTTGCACAAGTTGTTCGGTGATTTGTTCTGGCGAACCAATGAGTTGCACATTACCACCGATCGCACTGCCAACGCTATGACGCAGATTTCCTTTTTTATGCCCTCTCCAAGCGTGGGCATCGCTGCTAACAAGGGAACGTCCCGCAATTGATTCATGATCAGCCTGGTCAACAATGGCTTGGGCATATTCTTCTGCCTCTTTTTCTGTTTCTCGCAAAACAATCAACGGATTTAGCAGCGTGCGGACTTGTCTACCTTGGGCGATCGCAGATTGTTTCACCCGTTCTGTATGGGCGGGTAAGGATGACAAAGCACTGTCTATATCTCCGCCAGCCGGACTGGTGATAAACACAATATCAGAATGACGACCTGCAAACTCAATACCCGCATCTGAACCAGTGGCGTTAACTAAAACAGGACGACCATAAAGCGGACGAGGGCTAATGTAAGCATCTTTGAATTGCCAAGAGCTTTTTTGACTCTGGTAAGAAAAGTTCTCGGTTTCTGACCAAAGTCTCTTTAAGACAGTGACAAATTCATCAGCCATTTCATAGCGGCGATCGTGTTCGATTTGACTCCAACCGAACAATTCATGTTCATAAGCCCGATGTCCGGTGACAACGTTAATTCCCCAACGACCTTTGGAAATGTGGTCTAATGTCGCCCCAAATTTAGCTAAATGAATGGGATGCCAAGGCCCATAAAGAACGTGAATGGTAGAAATTAAGAGAATCCGCGAAGTCATTCCCGCCAGAGAAGCTGTTGCAATGAAAGCATCTAAACCAGCTTCCGTGCGAGTCGGCCCCTGTCCACCCTTGGGTTGCCATGTGGAATAACCAAAAACGAGGTCAAATCCCAATTCCTCAGCCTTTTGGGTCAATTTGGCATTGTAGTCAAACGACCAATCGGTAGTCCGAGGTAAATATGATGAACTCCAGCCACCGTGATGAATTGGTAAGAATAACCCTAGTAATACAGGCTGTTTGAGAGCTTGAGATAATGGACTATCAGGATAGTCTGTGGGAGAGGCGTAGACGCAAAGCGGCTTGTCGCCAGACATCGCTTTTATCTCCGTTCTGACAGCAGTAGTATCAATTACGCTCATAGAATGGTTAAATCGTTTTAAAATTTCTCTCTTTGTAGGCTAGGACGTACACACAAGTTATCGAAGTTCAACCACATCCCGCCTAGAACTAAAGTTCCAGGCTCATAGCCAAAGTCCACTCAAGTGGACTAGAAGACATTTTTAGTTGAGTCATCTTCAGATGACTTGCGCTATGAGACTCGGAATTCATTCCGAGGCGGGACAGATGCACTACACGAATATTTGTATGTACACCGTAGCCCTACACCCTTAAACCCCTACACCCCTAAAAGAATCCTCTCTGCGGTAATGGCGTACCGTTTATCTCATAGTCTCCAATCGCACGAGCCTTAAAGTGATTGGGATTATGTGAGGATAAAGTACGGGCATTGCGCCAGTGACGGTCAAAGTTTGAGCTTTTCTTGGTTGTCGAAGCTCCGCCAACTTCAAATAGTAAGGTGGCTGAACGTAAAGCTAAATCATCAACAATTAATTTGGCTTTGGCTGCATTCAAAGAAGTTTCTAACGCTACAGCCGTCTCTGTTTCTTCACCTTGGGCTTTAGCCGCAGGCAGGCGATCGAGTCCATCGGCGGCGGCTAAAACGATCGCTTCTGCTGCAAAGGCATTAGCCGCAATTTGTCCGACGGTTTGCTGTAAGATGGGGTCTTCTGCTGCTTGCTCGGATACAGCATGGTAAAAAGTCCGAGGACGTTTATGAATGAGGTTTGTGGCATCACGCAGCACGCTACGAATAATGCCAGCGTTGATAGCAGTCAAAAATAATTGCGGGATGATATTGTATGGCAAATTGTCTTTGTCTGTGTCCGTCTCAAAAAATACTTCACTTCTCTCAACACTTACATTAGTAAAGTTAGTTGTTCCTGTGCCTGTAAGCCTTTGACCAAATCCATCCCAATCATCTATAAGCTCAATGCCATCGCGGTTTGTCGGGATAAGAATAAACGCCGTGGTGTCATCTGGTACTAGTACCCGCACAAAAATCAAGTCTGCATAAAGGCTGCCAGTGCTGTAATACTTCGTGCCATTCAGACGATAACCGTCGCCATCGGGTGTTAATTTTGTATTCACAACTTGACCACCGCCAGCCCGTTTAACTTCTAATTCGGTGGAAGCGAGGCCAATAATTGCCCCATCAACTACTTCCTTTAGCCAGCGACGATTTCTTTCGGTGCGTTCTGAGCGCAAAATTCGCTCTGTGACAGAAAAATGATTCCGCACAATGTGAGCCACGTTCGGGTCAGCATCGCCTAACTTAATCACCACCTCGAATAATTCCCGCGCAGTGCTACCACCGCCACCTTCAGCAACGGGGATTCGCAATGCACCCAACCGAGAACGCCGGATTAATTCAACCACATCAAACGGTAGGATGCGATCGCGATCGCGTTCACTTGCTCCCAGAGCTATATGATCAAACAACTGCTGGAGTTCCGGCGAGTTAGTTCTGACTGGAGCCGAAAACTGGATTGTTGTATCTGCAACTTTTTCTAGACTTTTAATCATTATTTTTATCTCCGATGTAGAAAATTTATGTTGGCGAGTTGTAAGCAACTAGTACAGGTCGGCGGAAATAAACTTTCATCGCCCTTTTGTTGATTCGCCTAGCCTGAATCCCCCGCAGCTATATATGGAGAGAATGTCAAGAACGCTTCTATATCTGCGGCGATTACCTCTGGTAACAAATTTAAGTTAAGCTAAACACCAACAAAGAACTAAAAATCTACCAAGATACCGTAGATTAATAATCCTAAATTTTCCCTAAGTTGTCAATCTTTTATCAGCCCAAGGGCTGGCGTTGCTGATTGACCCACAACTGAACAGATGGCCGTTGCCATTGATGTTTAGCGTATGTCACCAAATTCTCTGGTACTGGGTCGCCATTCAAAATTAGGCGATGAAGTATGAGTGCGAGGTCAACATCGGCGATAGACCACTGACCAAAGAGGTTTTCCGTATTGGCAGATAGTAGTAAATCGGCGGCGAAGAACAATTTCTCGGCGGCTGTTTGCGCCTTTTGTGATAGAGGTGGCTTTGTTACCCCGGAGAATATCACTTCAGTAGGACGCTCTTGTTTGATAGGTGTGAGATCGCTGCGGAGCCACGCTTGCACCTGACGCGCTCTGGCCCGATTCTGTGGTTCTGTTGGGTATAACGGAGTACCAGGAAAAACTTCATCAATATATTCTGCGATCGCCGAAGACTCCGACAATGAGAATCCATCGTGAATTAAGGTCGGTACGCGGCTCGTCAAAGACTTAGTGGCAAAGCCTGGTTCATGCTGGGCTTTGGCTGCAAGGTCAATGGTCTGGATGTCGAATGACAGTCCTTTTTCATGCAGAGACACGAATGCCGACAGTGCATAAGGGCTGAGGTACTGAGTATCGACATAGAGAAGGATAGATGTGGATGACAAGGTTTTCTCCTGTGAGGACTGTTGATTACTAACTAAATAACTGCTGGCGATCGCTCAGATTGAAAGAAACGGTTAGCGGGGCGGGGGAGTCCCAAATTTTCCCGCAAGGTTGTTCCCTCATACTCGGTGCGGAAAATTCCCCGGCTTTGGAGTTCTGGCACAACCTTGTCAACAAAATCGTTCAACCCTTCCGGCAGATAAGGGAACATAATATTAAAGCCGTCCGAGCCTTCTTCCTTCAGCCATTGCTCCATCTCATCGGCGATGGTCTGGGGTGTTCCCACAAAAGCCAACCCGCCGTAACTACCGACACGTTGCGCTAGTTGTCGAATCGTCAAGTTTTCACGCTGTGCTAAGGCGATGACTCTTTCCCGTGAAGAATGTCCGGCATTGGTTGGCGGAATTTCTGGTAAGGGGCCATCAGGGTCAAAACCGGAAACATCGTAGCCCAGCGCACCATTTAAACTAGCGATTCCACTGTCATAATGTACGAGACTATCTAAATAAACGCGCTTGGCTTGCGCTTCGGCGACGGTTTCCCCGACCACAACTAAAGCACCAGGAAGAATTTTTATACTATCTGGGTCACGTCCAATTGCTTTCGCCCGTCCTTTGATGTCTGCAAATAAAGCTTTGCCAGCCTCCAGATTACCAGCCGGCGCAAACACAGCCTCGGCAGTTTCGGCGGCTAATTGTCGTCCGGCTTCCGATGCACCAGCCTGGACAATTACAGGCCAGCCTTGCACGGGTCTTGCAATATTTAATGGCCCCCGCACCGAGAGATATTTGCCTTTGTGATTCAGAACGTGAAGCTTTTCGGGATCAAAATAAATCCCAGCTTCCACATCCCGAACAAAAGCATCATCAGCAAAGGAATCCCAAAGCCCTGTAACCACATCATAAAATTCCCTCGCCCGACGGTAGCGTTCATCATGCTCTATCTCTTCTTCTAAATTAAAGTTGAGTGCTGCGTCTGGATTAGCTGTGGTGACGATGTTCCAGCCAGCGCGGCCGCCACTGATATGGTCGAGAGAGGCAAAGCGACGGGCAATATGGAAAGGCGCGTCATAAGTT from Aulosira sp. FACHB-615 includes:
- a CDS encoding acyl-CoA dehydrogenase family protein; translation: MIKSLEKVADTTIQFSAPVRTNSPELQQLFDHIALGASERDRDRILPFDVVELIRRSRLGALRIPVAEGGGGSTARELFEVVIKLGDADPNVAHIVRNHFSVTERILRSERTERNRRWLKEVVDGAIIGLASTELEVKRAGGGQVVNTKLTPDGDGYRLNGTKYYSTGSLYADLIFVRVLVPDDTTAFILIPTNRDGIELIDDWDGFGQRLTGTGTTNFTNVSVERSEVFFETDTDKDNLPYNIIPQLFLTAINAGIIRSVLRDATNLIHKRPRTFYHAVSEQAAEDPILQQTVGQIAANAFAAEAIVLAAADGLDRLPAAKAQGEETETAVALETSLNAAKAKLIVDDLALRSATLLFEVGGASTTKKSSNFDRHWRNARTLSSHNPNHFKARAIGDYEINGTPLPQRGFF
- a CDS encoding LLM class flavin-dependent oxidoreductase, coding for MSRIKQLKLGAFMRPVSIHTGAWRYPGAIPDANFNFPALKKFIQKLEAGKFDAFFMADHLAVLNMPINALKRSHTVTSFEPFTLLSALSTVTEHIGLVATASTTYDAPFHIARRFASLDHISGGRAGWNIVTTANPDAALNFNLEEEIEHDERYRRAREFYDVVTGLWDSFADDAFVRDVEAGIYFDPEKLHVLNHKGKYLSVRGPLNIARPVQGWPVIVQAGASEAGRQLAAETAEAVFAPAGNLEAGKALFADIKGRAKAIGRDPDSIKILPGALVVVGETVAEAQAKRVYLDSLVHYDSGIASLNGALGYDVSGFDPDGPLPEIPPTNAGHSSRERVIALAQRENLTIRQLAQRVGSYGGLAFVGTPQTIADEMEQWLKEEGSDGFNIMFPYLPEGLNDFVDKVVPELQSRGIFRTEYEGTTLRENLGLPRPANRFFQSERSPAVI
- a CDS encoding MetQ/NlpA family ABC transporter substrate-binding protein; its protein translation is MNTRRFFLTALGSLTASLIFASCSQPATQESNNITQTISQKEQKEIIKVGVTGVVSQDILKFVNNNLAAAEGLEIQVVTFNDWIQPNTALRDKVIDANFFQHRPFMNNAVKELKINLVALNTVYLNTLGLFSKNLKSVGEIPQNATVTIANDVINNDRGLRLLAANGLIKLKENAPQFVTRRDIAANPKNLRIKEVEGVQVVRAINDVDFIVSSAQTVALAGIEPNSMGQETAKDKKYALAFVTLQGRENEAKIQKLNKLLVDPKVKDFINQEYKGRLVPVF
- a CDS encoding methionine ABC transporter permease, coding for MQGQELLQSLLQATTETFYMVGISALVAIFLGLPLGLLLVMTGPGNLLDFPKLHKVLGAIVNTGRSFPFIILLVVLTPLTRLIVGTSIGSTAALVPLTLAAIPFFGRIAETSILEVDKGLIEAAQAMGCNYWQIVLKVLIPEAFPSLILGMTILIVSLLNSSAMAGAVGGGGLGNLAIQYGYQRFDVGVMFSTIVVLIALVQIIQFLGDLIAQRMRKR
- the yfcF gene encoding glutathione transferase, with translation MSSTSILLYVDTQYLSPYALSAFVSLHEKGLSFDIQTIDLAAKAQHEPGFATKSLTSRVPTLIHDGFSLSESSAIAEYIDEVFPGTPLYPTEPQNRARARQVQAWLRSDLTPIKQERPTEVIFSGVTKPPLSQKAQTAAEKLFFAADLLLSANTENLFGQWSIADVDLALILHRLILNGDPVPENLVTYAKHQWQRPSVQLWVNQQRQPLG
- a CDS encoding LLM class flavin-dependent oxidoreductase codes for the protein MSVIDTTAVRTEIKAMSGDKPLCVYASPTDYPDSPLSQALKQPVLLGLFLPIHHGGWSSSYLPRTTDWSFDYNAKLTQKAEELGFDLVFGYSTWQPKGGQGPTRTEAGLDAFIATASLAGMTSRILLISTIHVLYGPWHPIHLAKFGATLDHISKGRWGINVVTGHRAYEHELFGWSQIEHDRRYEMADEFVTVLKRLWSETENFSYQSQKSSWQFKDAYISPRPLYGRPVLVNATGSDAGIEFAGRHSDIVFITSPAGGDIDSALSSLPAHTERVKQSAIAQGRQVRTLLNPLIVLRETEKEAEEYAQAIVDQADHESIAGRSLVSSDAHAWRGHKKGNLRHSVGSAIGGNVQLIGSPEQITEQLVQLNKAGVDGFQIAFYDFEPDLDLFGKRVLPLLKQAGLRL